A part of Tigriopus californicus strain San Diego chromosome 10, Tcal_SD_v2.1, whole genome shotgun sequence genomic DNA contains:
- the LOC131889206 gene encoding carbonic anhydrase 2-like, protein MLLLLILGACLASTHASPDWDYRDTSQWCDSFPTCCPSSVRQSPIDIIESNAVPQSYPTFEVTFETDGPPSAVEGILSNNGHTVQWSVDTSKNNIELAKGPLGSDTYQLAQFHFHWGRTQRTGSEHALNGKFFPAEVHFVHYNKKYNSLAEAAGKSDGLAVVGIFIEVEEAKSVIFQPIVEAVRDIRTPNTEVLVTLNLEEMLGNVNLEKYTTYKGSLTTPGCNESVTWINLLTPISIGRTDLKFIRLLRETTNKARLVNNYRALQNNQQTLYIRANV, encoded by the exons ATGTTGTTACTCCTTATCTTGG GTGCTTGTCTTGCTTCCACGCACGCATCTCCAGATTGGGACTACAGAG ATACTTCCCAGTGGTGTGACAGTTTTCCGACTTGTTGTCCCTCATCCGTTCGACAATCTCCGATTGACATCATTGAAAGCAACGCTGTCCCCCAGAGCTATCCAACATTTGAAGTAACTTTTGAGACTGATGGACCTCCAAGTGCTGTGGAAGGAATATTATCAAATAATGGTCACACAG TTCAATGGAGCGTTGATACGAGCAAGAACAATATAGAACTCGCGAAAGGACCCCTTGGCTCGGATACTTACCAGTTAGcccaatttcatttccattgggGACGAACCCAAAGGACCGGATCTGAGCATGCTCTTAACGGAAAATT TTTTCCGGCAGAGGTCCATTTCGTTCATTACAATAAGAAATATAACAGCCTGGCGGAAGCAGCAGGAAAATCTGATGGGTTGGCTGTCGTAGGAATTTTCATAGAGGTGGAAGAAGCCAAATCCGTAATTTTCCAG CCCATTGTTGAAGCTGTTAGAGATATTCGGACACCAAACACTGAAGTCCTAGTGACTTTGAACTTGGAAGAGATGCTTGGAAACGTGAACCTGGAAAAATACACCACTTATAAGGGATCCCTCACGACTCCTGGGTGCAATGAATCTGTTACATGGATCAATCTACTTACGCCGATTTCAATTGGCCGCACAGAC CTAAAGTTCATCCGATTGCTCAGAGAAACTACCAACAAAGCACGATTGGTCAACAATTACCGCGCTCTTCAGAACAACCAACAAACCTTGTATATAAGGGCCAATGTGTAA